The following are encoded in a window of Penicillium oxalicum strain HP7-1 chromosome II, whole genome shotgun sequence genomic DNA:
- a CDS encoding Acetolactate synthase catalytic subunit — MMPLRPSRTALRAIHLQRHVASSRRSFTTSLVASAASPHRSSPQKRAQSTATATASDSRPAPSPAFNQEPHRNEVSPLQNRQLPELDDSMVGMSGGEIFHEMMLRLGVKQIFGYPGGAILPVFDAIYNSKHFDFVLPKHEQGAGHMAQGYARASGKPGVVLVTSGPGATNVITPMQDALSDGTPMVVFCGQVPTSAIGTDSFQEADVIGISRACTKWNVMVKSVGELPRRIQEAFEIATSGRPGPVLVDLPKDVTAGILRNPIPTQSTIPSLPSAATVAARELGKKQLEQTISRVARLVNVAEKPVLYVGQGLLARPDGPEILKEFAEKAKIPVTTTLQGLGGFDELDPKSLHMLGMHGSAYANMAMQEADLIIAVGARFDDRVTGSIPKFAPQAKAAAAEGRGGIVHFEIMPKNINKVVQATEAVEGDCADNLRMLLPHVNAVAERPEWFEQINDWKARFPLSLYERQTPEATIKPQAVIEKLSDLTAHMKDKTIITTGVGQHQMWAAQHFRWRHPRTMITSGGLGTMGFGLPSAIGAKVARPDCLVVDIDGDASFNMTLTELSTAAQFNIGVKVLLMNNEEQGMVTQWQNLFYEDRYSHTHQQNPDFVPLARSMRVAAERVSKASDLEAKLKWLIDQPGPALLEVITARKVPVLPMVPSGRGLHEFLVYDEAKEIERKAMMKTRNAPTEVNMRE; from the exons ATGATGCCTCTCCGACCGTCAAGGACTGCTCTGCGCGCCATCCACCTCCAGAGGCATGTGGCCTCTAGTCGTCGGTCCTTCACCACTTCCTTGGTGGCTTCGGCTGCGTCGCCCCACCGCTCCTCGCCTCAGAAGCGTGCTCAGAGTACCGCAACAGCTACGGC CAGTGACTCTAGGCCGGCCCCGAGCCCTGCTTTCAACCAAGAGCCTCATCGCAATGAAGTTTCTCCCCTCCAGAACCGTCAGCTCCCCGAGCTGGATGACTC AATGGTTGGTATGAGTGGTGGTGAAATCTTCCACGAAATGATGCTGCGTCTGGGCGTGAAACAAATCT TTGGGTACCCCGGTGGCGCCATTCTTCCCGTCTTCGATGCCATCTATAACTCAAAGCACTTCGACTTTGTTCTCCCCAAGCACGAGCAAGGTGCCGGACACATGGCTCAGGGCTACGCTCGTGCCTCTGGCAAGCCCGGTGTGGTTCTTGTCACCTCGGGTCCCGGTGCCACCAACGTGATTACTCCCATGCAAGACGCCTTGTCTGATGGTACTCCTATGGTCGTCTTCTGCGGTCAAGTTCCTACCAGCGCCATCGGTACCGACTCTTTCCAGGAGGCCGATGTCATTGGCATCTCGCGTGCCTGTACCAAGTGGAACGTCATGGTCAAGTCTGTGGGTGAACTGCCTCGTCGCATTCAGGAAGCTTTCGAGATTGCCACCAGTGGCCGTCCCGGTCCCGTCCTGGTTGATTTGCCCAAAGACGTCACCGCCGGTATCCTCCGCAACCCCATTCCCACACAAAGCACCATCCCCTCGCTCCCTAGTGCTGCCACCGTCGCTGCCCGTGAACTGGGCAAGAAGCAGCTCGAGCAGACTATCAGCCGTGTGGCTCGTCTTGTCAATGTGGCTGAGAAGCCCGTCCTCTACGTTGGCCAGGGTCTCCTCGCACGTCCGGATGGGCCGGAAATTCTCAAGGAGTTTgccgaaaaggccaagaTCCCCGTCACCACAACTCTGCAGGGATTGGGTGGTTTCGATGAGCTGGACCCCAAGTCTCTGCATATGCTTGGCATGCACGGTTCGGCCTACGCCAACATGGCCATGCAGGAGGCCGATCTGATCATCGCTGTGGGCGCTCGATTTGACGACCGTGTGACTGGCAGCATTCCCAAATTTGCTCCTCAGGCCAAGGCCGCGGCGGCGGAAGGCCGAGGCGGTATCGTTCACTTCGAGATCATGCCCAAGAACATCAACAAGGTCGTTCAGGCCACCGAGGCCGTTGAAGGCGACTGCGCCGACAACCTTCGCATGCTGCTTCCGCACGTGAATGCAGTTGCCGAGCGTCCCGAGTGGTTCGAGCAGATCAACGACTGGAAGGCCCGCTTCCCACTGTCCCTCTATGAGCGCCAAACTCCGGAGGCGACGATCAAGCCCCAGGCCGTCATTGAGAAGTTGAGCGACCTCACCGCTCACATGAAGGACAAGACCATCATTACTACCGGTGTCGGTCAGCACCAGATGTGGGCTGCTCAGCACTTCCGCTGGCGCCACCCTCGTACCATGATTACTTCCGGTGGTCTGGGTACTATGGGCTTCGGTCTGCCCTCGGCCATTGGTGCCAAGGTCGCTCGTCCAGACTGCCTGGTTGTGGACATTGATGGTGATGCCTCTTTCAACATGACCCTGACTGAGCTCTCGACTGCCGCTCAGTTCAACATTGGCGTCAAGGTTCTCTTGATGAACAACGAGGAGCAGGGCATGGTCACTCAGTGGCAGAATTTGTTCTATGAGGATCGCTACTCCCACACGCATCAGCAAAACCCAGACTTTGTCCCTCTTGCCCGCTCTATGCGCGTTGCTGCCGAGCGTGTCTCCAAGGCCTCTGATTTGGAGGCCAAGCTCAAGTGGCTGATTGATCAGCCTGGCCCTGCTCTTCTCGAGGTGATCACTGCTCGCAAGGTTCCTGTTCTCCCCATGGTTCCTTCTGGTCGTGGTCTTCACGAATTCCTGGTCTACGATGAAG CCAAGGAAATCGAGCGCAAGGCAATGATGAAGACACGCAATGCTCCCACTGAGGTGAACATGCGCGAGTAA